A region from the Rufibacter sp. DG15C genome encodes:
- a CDS encoding McrC family protein, translated as MAVIPPITVFEYESLRLGKGRTPLTSSQLKALQIFYGEQGVPYYSLIHQGVKFNEYVGVIQVGDTTIEILPKADKKQGESPSTQELWRSMLLDMLKAVGMFEVSAPTSSSLNLKSNSILDLYFELFLKETEYLLHRGLIKKYRKVEGNTTALKGNLKFGKHLQQNLTHQERFYVQYTTYDVVHQWHSILYKTIKLLEQINTNSNLHSRIGALLLNFPEMPEANVTEATFNKLVYNRKTEPYRKAIEIARLLLLNYHPDVARGKNHVLALLFDMNLLWETFIFVTLKKHFYKNQPAFTATAQTTKYFWKPQKGNRSSMRADILIKRDGKSYAVLDTKWKNLNGYNPSPDDLRQLYVYNEYYTANKVGLVYPGEKSSSLNGWYLHPEEGNATNKECSVITLCTANSLKEWQSAIGQELTNWLLRPQTT; from the coding sequence ATGGCTGTCATACCCCCTATCACTGTCTTTGAGTATGAAAGTTTGCGACTGGGTAAGGGTCGTACACCTTTGACTTCCTCTCAACTTAAGGCCCTTCAAATCTTCTATGGAGAGCAGGGAGTACCTTATTATTCGCTCATTCACCAAGGGGTTAAGTTCAATGAGTATGTAGGGGTGATTCAGGTTGGGGATACAACCATTGAAATCTTACCTAAAGCTGATAAGAAGCAGGGAGAAAGCCCTAGCACACAAGAGCTTTGGCGGAGTATGCTTTTAGACATGCTTAAGGCTGTGGGCATGTTTGAAGTATCTGCCCCTACTAGCTCCTCCCTGAATTTGAAAAGCAATTCCATTCTTGATCTCTATTTTGAGCTCTTCCTGAAGGAAACTGAATATCTCCTTCACCGAGGCTTGATTAAGAAATATAGGAAAGTAGAAGGCAACACCACCGCCCTGAAAGGCAATCTCAAATTTGGCAAACACCTACAGCAGAACCTTACACACCAAGAACGGTTTTATGTCCAGTACACCACCTATGATGTAGTACACCAGTGGCATTCTATTCTTTACAAGACAATAAAGTTACTAGAGCAGATTAACACCAATTCCAATCTGCACAGCAGAATTGGGGCATTGCTATTGAACTTTCCTGAGATGCCAGAGGCAAATGTAACGGAGGCCACGTTCAATAAATTAGTCTATAACCGTAAGACCGAGCCTTATCGAAAAGCCATAGAAATTGCCCGCCTGCTTTTACTGAACTACCACCCAGATGTGGCCAGAGGAAAAAACCACGTTCTGGCGCTCCTCTTTGACATGAACCTGCTTTGGGAGACCTTTATTTTTGTTACTCTTAAAAAGCATTTTTATAAAAATCAGCCTGCTTTTACAGCTACAGCCCAAACAACTAAATACTTCTGGAAGCCTCAAAAAGGAAACAGGTCTTCAATGAGGGCAGATATTCTAATTAAGCGAGACGGGAAGAGCTATGCAGTTTTGGATACCAAATGGAAAAACCTGAACGGCTACAACCCATCACCCGATGACCTTAGGCAGTTGTACGTGTACAATGAATACTATACTGCTAATAAGGTAGGTTTAGTGTACCCAGGAGAAAAGTCAAGCAGTTTAAACGGTTGGTATTTGCATCCAGAGGAAGGGAATGCAACTAACAAGGAGTGTTCTGTTATTACTTTATGCACGGCAAATTCCCTTAAAGAATGGCAGAGTGCAATAGGCCAGGAACTGACGAATTGGTTACTACGTCCACAAACCACATAA
- a CDS encoding restriction endonuclease subunit S, with amino-acid sequence MEAAVAEIKADMINVPALRFTGFKNDWNIVKLNSCLSLLTDFEANGSFASVKENVKIYDKQEYAWYVRATDLENGSSLESVKYVDEHGYKFLKKTSLFGGELLITKRGEIGKVYFYDDKYNVKATVAPNMYLLKLKENTSPKFLYYYFIGKKGNNQLKSINASSTIGALYKDDVKNLKLSLPTLSEQQKIASFLTAVDDKIQQLTKKKDLLEKYKEGVMQQIFSQQIRFKDEDGQDFPEWQTKKLGEVSNINPKSKTLPISFVYIDLESVVKGILIKESSILAEGAPSRAQRVLAFGDILFQMVRPYQKNNLFFQKEGDYVASTGYAQIRSKGDANYLYQFIHTDLFVNKVLDRCTGTSYPAINSSDLSAIEIDYPSLPEQEKIGGILSSLDSKINLVNKQLEQAKQFKKGLLQQMFV; translated from the coding sequence ATGGAAGCAGCGGTTGCAGAAATTAAAGCAGATATGATTAACGTGCCTGCATTGCGTTTTACAGGATTCAAAAATGACTGGAATATTGTTAAACTTAATTCTTGTTTATCTCTTTTAACAGATTTTGAAGCTAATGGGAGTTTTGCAAGTGTAAAAGAAAACGTAAAGATTTATGACAAACAAGAGTATGCTTGGTATGTAAGGGCTACAGATTTAGAAAATGGCAGTAGCTTAGAATCAGTAAAATATGTAGATGAACACGGATATAAATTTCTTAAGAAGACATCTTTGTTTGGGGGAGAACTACTAATAACTAAAAGAGGAGAAATTGGTAAAGTCTATTTTTATGATGATAAATACAATGTAAAAGCTACTGTTGCTCCTAATATGTATTTATTAAAACTTAAAGAAAACACTTCACCAAAATTTTTATATTATTACTTTATTGGCAAAAAAGGTAACAACCAATTGAAGTCTATAAATGCATCATCAACAATAGGAGCATTATATAAAGATGATGTAAAGAATTTAAAGTTATCACTTCCAACACTATCTGAACAGCAAAAAATAGCCTCTTTCCTTACTGCAGTTGATGATAAAATTCAGCAGCTTACTAAGAAAAAAGACCTGTTAGAGAAGTATAAAGAAGGGGTAATGCAGCAAATCTTCTCCCAGCAAATTCGATTCAAGGATGAAGATGGGCAGGATTTTCCAGAGTGGCAAACTAAAAAGTTAGGTGAAGTATCTAATATTAATCCAAAAAGTAAAACTCTTCCTATTTCCTTTGTTTATATAGATTTGGAAAGTGTTGTTAAGGGAATTCTAATTAAGGAATCTTCTATTTTAGCTGAAGGTGCACCAAGCAGAGCCCAGCGAGTGCTAGCTTTTGGGGATATTCTCTTTCAAATGGTTCGGCCCTATCAAAAAAATAATCTCTTTTTCCAAAAAGAAGGTGATTATGTAGCTTCAACAGGTTATGCTCAAATCAGAAGTAAAGGTGATGCCAATTACCTTTATCAATTTATTCATACTGATTTATTTGTAAATAAGGTGTTAGATAGATGTACAGGTACTAGTTATCCTGCTATAAATTCTAGCGACTTATCTGCAATTGAAATAGATTACCCTTCACTACCTGAACAAGAGAAAATAGGAGGAATCCTATCTTCTTTAGACAGCAAAATTAACCTTGTAAATAAACAGCTGGAACAAGCTAAGCAGTTCAAGAAAGGCTTGCTTCAGCAGATGTTTGTTTAA
- a CDS encoding McrB family protein, which yields MSDSIKSLIANYKEYLQETQLSEEIYKWRLIQEFKGRPNIDAPNFTEEIKSIKYSNLMYGLANGVMVHLAKDRPEPYRDCFRTFFDESLPLADRIKFFTTETLKLYRELIPNEKIPHHHDERTMATLLAYRNPDKYALYKDSVYQKYCKLLGIKPKATGEKYIHYLELVNTFINEYIEPDRELIESVEALLPSDAYPDTQHKILAQDILYRMLEKSTEEAEREFSRQLKKNSPADLNIYFQTLDNLIEDLAIEDNTNLVFSAKSGQLSFHIGRRYCLNLSNGKFSFIAPENYSVAGEEVSSFNGAGNPAWIKYTSATVVQQHYEAIKEAVQNELQRNDHLQPKEYDNPIFRRVVFDKSYRANFFNVTPEETTIIEENQKAILTHQTYPLNQILFGPPGTGKTYHTINKALEICGVPVEGKTRRELKDEFDERASSGQIVFTTFHQSMSYEDFMEGIKPVTPEKEGDPVIYKVEEGIFKKVCTEATFTLARENKTIETESVLDFSLAYDNFIQKIEERLATEEAVELSIKNGGEVVVESISPQGNISIKHKGGTRSYIVSKARLSKLQQSISNLDEVTNINVHFRSIIGGNNASAYWAVLNAIRKEKQQQYVKKEERTFTWDEKKEVVQSLKKQDFNINNSKPHILIIDEINRGNVSQIFGELITLIEEDKRLGREEALEVTLPYSKEKFGVPANLYILGTMNTADRSVEALDTALRRRFSFEEMPPRPELIKTEGRLSAEGGVLAGIDLEVLLSTINKRIEKLLNKDHLIGHSYFMGVAEIAGLKAVFQNKINPLLQEYFFGDFGKIGLVLGKEFFEKEGLQNQNTDTLFADFEDYESSDFSTRPIYRLNNVCGLSDDDFITAINTLLRK from the coding sequence ATGTCAGATTCTATCAAATCATTAATAGCTAACTACAAAGAGTACCTTCAAGAAACCCAGTTATCTGAGGAGATTTATAAATGGCGATTAATCCAAGAATTTAAAGGAAGGCCCAATATTGATGCGCCCAACTTTACAGAGGAAATCAAGAGCATTAAATACTCTAACTTAATGTATGGCTTGGCTAATGGTGTAATGGTTCACTTGGCCAAGGACAGACCAGAGCCCTACCGGGATTGTTTCAGAACCTTTTTTGATGAAAGCCTACCCCTGGCAGACAGAATAAAGTTTTTCACCACTGAGACGCTTAAGCTCTATCGTGAACTAATCCCAAATGAGAAAATACCCCACCACCATGATGAGCGGACCATGGCCACCTTGCTTGCCTATCGTAACCCAGACAAGTATGCCTTATACAAGGATTCTGTCTATCAAAAGTATTGCAAACTACTAGGCATAAAACCTAAAGCAACAGGTGAGAAATACATCCATTATCTAGAGCTGGTAAACACATTTATAAATGAATACATTGAGCCAGATAGGGAACTGATTGAATCAGTAGAGGCTCTATTGCCTTCTGATGCATACCCAGACACGCAACATAAAATATTAGCTCAGGATATTTTATACAGAATGCTTGAAAAAAGCACTGAAGAAGCAGAAAGGGAGTTTAGCAGGCAACTAAAGAAGAATAGCCCGGCTGACCTAAATATCTATTTCCAGACGCTAGACAACCTAATAGAAGACCTGGCTATTGAAGACAATACAAATCTGGTATTTAGTGCAAAGTCTGGGCAATTGAGCTTTCATATAGGAAGAAGGTACTGCCTAAACCTAAGCAATGGCAAGTTTTCCTTTATAGCACCTGAAAATTACTCAGTGGCGGGGGAAGAGGTTTCCTCGTTTAACGGAGCTGGAAACCCTGCTTGGATAAAGTACACTTCTGCCACTGTTGTCCAACAGCATTACGAGGCTATCAAAGAAGCAGTCCAAAATGAGCTACAGCGCAACGACCACCTTCAGCCCAAAGAATATGACAATCCAATCTTCAGAAGGGTTGTGTTTGACAAGTCTTACAGAGCCAACTTCTTCAATGTAACTCCCGAAGAAACAACGATTATAGAAGAGAATCAGAAAGCAATTCTTACACATCAAACTTATCCGCTAAATCAGATTTTGTTTGGTCCACCCGGCACCGGTAAAACATACCACACAATCAATAAGGCGTTAGAAATTTGTGGTGTACCAGTGGAAGGAAAAACTAGAAGAGAACTTAAAGACGAATTTGATGAACGCGCATCTTCAGGTCAAATAGTTTTTACCACCTTTCACCAAAGCATGAGTTATGAAGACTTTATGGAAGGGATAAAGCCTGTCACGCCAGAGAAAGAAGGTGACCCGGTAATATATAAAGTGGAGGAGGGAATTTTTAAAAAGGTATGCACAGAAGCTACCTTCACTTTAGCCAGGGAAAACAAAACCATTGAAACAGAAAGCGTCCTTGACTTTTCATTGGCCTATGACAACTTCATTCAAAAGATTGAAGAAAGGTTAGCAACTGAAGAAGCTGTAGAGTTATCTATAAAGAATGGAGGAGAAGTTGTAGTTGAGAGTATATCCCCACAAGGGAACATAAGTATTAAGCACAAAGGAGGTACACGTAGCTATATAGTTTCAAAGGCTAGGTTATCTAAACTCCAACAATCAATAAGTAATCTAGATGAAGTAACTAACATTAATGTTCATTTCAGATCAATAATTGGAGGAAATAATGCCTCAGCTTATTGGGCAGTTCTTAATGCAATTAGGAAAGAAAAACAGCAACAGTATGTCAAGAAAGAGGAAAGAACATTTACCTGGGATGAGAAAAAAGAAGTAGTACAATCGCTTAAAAAGCAGGATTTTAATATTAATAACAGTAAGCCTCACATCCTTATTATTGATGAAATCAACCGCGGTAACGTTTCCCAAATATTTGGAGAGCTTATCACCCTCATTGAAGAAGACAAACGCCTTGGCCGGGAGGAGGCCTTAGAGGTAACCCTGCCTTACAGTAAGGAGAAATTTGGGGTGCCAGCAAACCTCTACATCCTTGGCACAATGAACACCGCAGATCGTAGCGTTGAAGCTTTAGACACTGCCTTACGCCGGCGGTTTAGCTTTGAGGAGATGCCCCCCCGTCCAGAACTTATTAAAACTGAAGGCAGGTTAAGTGCAGAAGGCGGCGTTTTAGCTGGCATTGACTTAGAAGTACTCCTCAGCACCATTAATAAGCGCATAGAAAAACTACTGAATAAAGACCATCTTATTGGGCACAGCTACTTTATGGGAGTGGCTGAAATAGCAGGTCTTAAAGCAGTTTTTCAGAATAAGATTAACCCTTTGCTACAGGAATACTTCTTCGGGGACTTTGGTAAAATTGGCCTAGTGCTGGGTAAAGAGTTCTTTGAGAAAGAAGGACTGCAGAATCAGAACACAGATACTCTATTCGCTGATTTTGAAGATTATGAAAGCAGCGATTTCAGTACCCGCCCAATCTACAGGCTGAACAATGTTTGCGGACTATCAGATGATGATTTCATTACAGCCATCAACACTTTACTAAGAAAGTAG
- a CDS encoding type I restriction-modification system subunit M, with protein sequence MSDNNKKQLEQQLWNIANTLRGKMDADEFRDYILGFIFYKYLSEKMELYANKILTEDGLTYLDIDEATEEGQEYLEAIKEEAVHSLGYFLKPSELFSEMAKKGNSENKEEGASNFILDELTQVLKHIEQSTMGTESEDDFNKLFEDLDLTSTKLGRTEAAKNDLIAKVLGHLDKIDFKLQDTEADVLGDAYEYLIGQFASGAGKKAGEFYTPQEVSKVLAKLVTTGKTKLKSVYDPTCGSGSLLLRVAKEVQEVSKFYGQELNRTTYNLARMNMILHDVHFQKFDIRQDDTLEHPQHLGQEFEAIVANPPFSAQWSANPLHMSDDRFSQYGKLAPSSKADFAFVQHMVHHLAENGTMAVVLPHGVLFRGGAEAHIRQYLIADRNYLDAVIGLPAGIFYGTGIPTCILVFKKCREQADNILFIEASQHYGKEKTQNYLRIEDIEKITYTYRERCAEDKYSYLAPLSEVKENDFNLNIPRYVDTFAEVKAIDLKEIATALAALEIEMQEADNTIDAFCDELGIPKPF encoded by the coding sequence ATGTCTGACAACAACAAGAAACAACTAGAACAACAACTCTGGAACATCGCCAACACCCTGCGCGGCAAAATGGACGCCGATGAGTTCCGGGATTATATATTAGGCTTTATCTTCTACAAGTACCTGTCTGAGAAGATGGAGCTGTACGCAAATAAAATTCTGACCGAGGACGGCCTTACCTACCTTGACATAGACGAGGCCACCGAAGAAGGGCAGGAGTACCTGGAGGCCATCAAGGAAGAGGCGGTGCATAGCCTGGGCTACTTCCTGAAGCCGTCTGAGCTGTTCAGTGAGATGGCGAAGAAAGGCAACTCAGAAAACAAAGAGGAAGGCGCCAGCAACTTCATCCTGGACGAACTCACGCAGGTGCTTAAGCACATTGAGCAGAGCACAATGGGCACCGAGAGTGAGGACGATTTTAATAAGCTTTTCGAGGATTTGGACCTGACCTCTACCAAGCTGGGCCGGACCGAAGCCGCTAAGAACGACCTTATTGCCAAAGTGCTGGGCCACCTGGACAAGATTGACTTCAAGCTGCAAGACACTGAGGCCGATGTGCTGGGCGATGCCTATGAGTACCTAATTGGGCAGTTCGCGAGTGGGGCGGGCAAGAAGGCCGGGGAATTTTACACCCCGCAGGAAGTGTCTAAGGTGCTGGCCAAGCTGGTGACTACGGGCAAGACCAAGCTAAAATCTGTGTATGACCCTACCTGCGGCTCGGGCTCGCTCTTGCTGCGCGTGGCCAAAGAAGTGCAGGAGGTTTCCAAGTTCTACGGACAGGAGCTGAACCGCACCACCTACAACCTGGCCCGCATGAACATGATTCTGCATGATGTACACTTCCAAAAGTTTGACATCCGGCAGGACGATACGCTGGAGCACCCGCAGCACCTGGGGCAGGAGTTTGAGGCCATTGTGGCCAACCCGCCTTTCTCGGCGCAGTGGAGTGCCAACCCTTTGCACATGTCTGACGACCGCTTCAGCCAGTACGGCAAGTTGGCTCCCTCTTCTAAAGCCGATTTTGCCTTTGTGCAACACATGGTGCACCACCTTGCCGAAAACGGAACTATGGCAGTGGTACTACCGCATGGTGTGCTGTTCAGGGGCGGGGCCGAAGCGCACATCCGCCAGTACCTCATTGCAGACCGCAACTACTTAGATGCCGTGATTGGTTTGCCTGCAGGTATCTTTTATGGCACTGGTATTCCTACTTGTATACTGGTATTTAAAAAATGCAGAGAGCAGGCGGATAATATTCTTTTCATTGAAGCCAGCCAGCATTATGGCAAGGAGAAAACACAAAACTATTTACGGATAGAGGATATTGAAAAGATTACCTATACGTACCGTGAGCGTTGCGCAGAAGATAAGTACAGCTATTTGGCTCCTTTAAGCGAGGTGAAAGAGAATGATTTTAACCTGAACATCCCGCGTTACGTGGACACCTTTGCCGAGGTAAAGGCAATAGATTTGAAAGAAATAGCTACTGCACTAGCCGCTTTGGAAATAGAAATGCAGGAAGCAGACAATACCATAGATGCTTTTTGTGATGAATTAGGGATACCTAAACCTTTTTAA
- a CDS encoding DUF4268 domain-containing protein: MYLINPDTNSLSKVDQVTFTDLQYSERYHLQEWLAKNPETLGEDFLIIQKEFSGFDDTSERLDLLALDKQYNLVVIENKLDDSGRDVVWQALKYASYCSTLSGTDIIQIYQGYLEKYFPGEQANEKLHTFFENDDDYEQKLNQENSLRIVLVAARFRKEVTSTVLWLLNYGIKLQCHRVTPYKMGDKALLNVEQIIPLRDAEDYTIRLAKKAQDLAQVRQTSSHRHDLRKEFWLQLLPEINKRTSLFQNINATKDHWLSAGSGMRSCPYSFNITWQSASVMLNFTKESKAENDALFLMMLTRREEIEKAFGEVLIWDTLDGRKSSRIEFKKEGLNYFEKSQWPDIISFLVDSMVRLEKALKKPLLHVASQMSTQAIHSMPNPI; encoded by the coding sequence ATGTACTTAATAAATCCAGATACCAATAGCCTATCCAAAGTAGACCAAGTTACCTTCACAGACCTACAATATTCCGAGAGATATCATTTGCAGGAATGGCTGGCTAAAAACCCGGAAACTCTAGGTGAGGACTTTCTCATCATTCAAAAGGAGTTCAGTGGTTTCGATGACACGTCAGAGCGCTTGGATCTTTTGGCCTTGGATAAGCAGTATAACCTCGTAGTGATTGAGAATAAACTGGATGACTCAGGAAGAGACGTGGTGTGGCAGGCATTGAAATATGCCTCTTATTGCTCTACCTTGAGTGGGACTGACATCATCCAAATCTATCAAGGATATTTAGAAAAGTACTTTCCTGGAGAGCAAGCAAATGAAAAGCTTCATACCTTTTTTGAAAACGATGACGACTACGAGCAAAAGCTAAACCAGGAGAATAGCTTGAGGATAGTCTTAGTCGCTGCCAGGTTTAGGAAAGAGGTGACGTCTACTGTTTTGTGGCTTTTGAATTATGGAATAAAACTACAGTGTCATCGGGTGACACCCTACAAAATGGGGGATAAAGCTCTATTGAATGTGGAGCAGATAATACCCTTGCGCGATGCAGAGGACTACACCATCCGGTTGGCCAAGAAGGCGCAGGACTTGGCACAAGTCCGCCAAACCAGTAGTCACCGGCATGATTTGAGGAAGGAGTTCTGGTTGCAACTCTTACCTGAAATCAATAAAAGAACCTCCCTTTTCCAGAATATCAACGCAACCAAGGACCATTGGCTCTCTGCTGGATCGGGTATGCGAAGCTGCCCATATTCATTTAATATTACCTGGCAATCTGCTTCTGTTATGCTGAACTTCACGAAGGAGAGCAAGGCAGAGAATGATGCGCTTTTCCTAATGATGTTAACGCGCAGGGAAGAGATTGAGAAAGCCTTTGGAGAAGTCCTTATATGGGATACACTAGACGGCAGAAAGTCCAGCAGGATTGAATTCAAAAAAGAAGGCCTTAATTATTTTGAAAAGAGCCAGTGGCCTGATATAATATCTTTTTTAGTTGATTCTATGGTGCGACTGGAAAAGGCATTAAAGAAACCACTTTTACATGTTGCCTCTCAAATGTCTACACAAGCTATACACTCCATGCCAAACCCAATCTAA
- a CDS encoding type I restriction endonuclease subunit R: MGTQPEQVLEDNLVKQLQELGYAFVAIKDEAALLKNLKSQLEKHNQITLTEKEFGRVLNHLNKGVVYDRAKILRDKMQLTKDNGESIYLEFIQQEHWCQNQFQVTQQVSMEGAYKNRYDVTLLVNGLPLVQIELKRRGLELKEAFNQINRYQRHSFGSSHALFQYVQLFVISNGVNTKYYANNKHQTFKQTFYWADKENKLITQLEAFTKAFLEPCHLSKMVTKYIVLNETHKVLMVLRPYQYYATEAIIDRVKNSDKNGYIWHTTGSGKTLTSFKASQILMQLPKVHKVVFVVDRKDLDFQTSKEFNSFSAGSVDGTDDTKALVNQLSGNTKLIVTTIQKLNTAISKLRFLPKMEKLQQESIVFIFDECHRSQFGETHNRIKKFFPKAQMFGFTGTPIFAENAVKNELGKRTTKELFDECLHKYLITDAIKDENVLKFSVEYIGRYKEKEGSTTNIDIEVEDIDTKELLESPQRLEKIADYILENHARKTHSRSLTGMFCVSSVDVLIRYYELFKKRKDEGKHNLKIATIFSFTDNEEDKGANGILPDYDDEGLSMAAEPVVAYTAHSHTREKLDAFIADYNVLFNTKFSTKDSQSFYNYYNDISKRVKKKEIDILLVVNMYLTGFDSPPLNTLYVDKNLKYHGLIQAYSRTNRLYTEQKSHGNIIVFRNLKQATDDAIALFSNKDSDGVKIFVEPYEDYVAKFNEACLELLKIAPTVKSVDSLPSEEEELEFVKAFRELMRLKNVLTTFADFSFEDLSMAEQRFEDYKSKYLDLYDKVKTGTAKEKESILNDVDFELELIHRDEINVAYILKLLAKLNGATPEDQQKQKKAILDMLTGEATLRSKRELIEKFIEENLPHIEDTDDVPEAFETFWAQEQQKALTAISQEEKLDPMKLQALLGNYLFTERKPLRDEVIEMVEVKPTLMQRKAVYERVVDKVVGFVDTFINGMGARV; encoded by the coding sequence ATGGGAACACAACCGGAGCAGGTATTAGAAGATAATTTAGTAAAGCAGTTGCAGGAACTGGGCTATGCTTTTGTTGCTATCAAAGACGAAGCCGCTTTACTGAAGAACCTGAAGAGCCAGTTGGAGAAGCACAATCAAATCACCCTCACTGAGAAAGAGTTCGGGCGCGTGCTCAACCACCTGAACAAGGGCGTTGTGTATGACCGGGCCAAAATCCTGCGCGACAAGATGCAGCTCACCAAAGACAACGGCGAGAGCATTTACCTGGAATTTATCCAGCAGGAGCACTGGTGCCAGAACCAGTTTCAGGTAACGCAGCAGGTAAGCATGGAGGGCGCGTACAAAAACCGCTATGACGTTACCCTACTGGTGAACGGCCTGCCTTTGGTGCAGATTGAGCTCAAGCGCCGGGGCCTGGAATTGAAGGAGGCGTTCAACCAGATAAACCGCTACCAGCGGCACTCTTTCGGGTCTAGCCATGCCCTGTTCCAGTACGTGCAGCTGTTTGTCATCAGCAACGGAGTCAATACCAAGTACTACGCCAACAACAAGCACCAGACCTTTAAGCAGACCTTTTACTGGGCAGACAAAGAAAACAAGCTCATCACCCAACTGGAGGCTTTCACCAAAGCCTTCCTGGAGCCTTGCCACCTGTCAAAAATGGTGACCAAGTACATAGTGCTGAATGAAACGCACAAGGTGCTAATGGTGCTCAGGCCGTACCAGTACTACGCTACTGAGGCCATCATTGACCGCGTGAAGAACTCAGACAAGAACGGCTACATCTGGCATACCACCGGCTCGGGCAAAACGCTTACCTCGTTCAAGGCCAGCCAGATTCTCATGCAGTTGCCCAAGGTGCACAAGGTGGTGTTTGTGGTAGACCGCAAAGACCTTGATTTCCAGACCAGCAAGGAGTTCAACAGCTTTTCGGCGGGCAGCGTAGACGGCACCGATGACACTAAGGCGCTGGTGAACCAGCTTTCGGGCAACACCAAGCTTATTGTCACCACCATCCAAAAGCTCAACACGGCCATTAGTAAACTGCGGTTTTTGCCTAAAATGGAAAAACTACAGCAAGAAAGCATTGTCTTCATCTTTGACGAGTGCCACCGCAGCCAGTTCGGGGAGACCCACAATCGCATCAAGAAGTTCTTCCCCAAGGCGCAAATGTTCGGGTTCACCGGCACGCCCATCTTCGCCGAAAACGCCGTCAAAAACGAACTGGGCAAGCGCACCACCAAAGAACTCTTTGACGAATGCCTGCACAAGTACCTCATCACCGATGCCATCAAAGACGAGAACGTGCTCAAGTTCAGCGTGGAATACATTGGCCGCTACAAAGAAAAGGAAGGCAGTACTACCAACATTGACATTGAGGTAGAGGACATAGACACCAAAGAACTGCTGGAATCACCGCAGCGCCTGGAGAAAATAGCGGATTATATTCTGGAGAACCACGCCCGCAAGACCCACAGCCGCAGTCTGACCGGTATGTTCTGCGTGAGCAGCGTAGACGTACTCATCAGGTACTATGAACTCTTTAAAAAGCGCAAAGACGAAGGCAAGCACAACCTCAAGATAGCCACCATCTTCAGCTTCACAGACAACGAGGAAGACAAAGGCGCCAATGGCATCTTGCCAGATTATGATGATGAAGGTCTATCTATGGCCGCAGAGCCAGTAGTCGCCTACACCGCCCACTCCCATACCCGCGAGAAGCTGGATGCGTTCATAGCAGACTACAATGTGCTGTTCAACACCAAGTTCTCGACCAAAGACAGCCAGAGTTTCTACAACTACTACAATGACATCTCTAAGCGGGTAAAGAAGAAAGAGATTGACATATTGCTGGTGGTGAACATGTACCTGACCGGCTTTGACAGTCCGCCGCTCAACACGCTCTACGTAGACAAGAACTTAAAATACCACGGCCTCATCCAGGCCTACAGCCGCACCAACCGCCTGTACACTGAGCAGAAGTCGCATGGCAACATCATCGTGTTCCGGAACCTCAAGCAAGCCACCGATGACGCCATTGCGCTTTTCTCCAACAAAGATTCTGATGGTGTAAAGATTTTTGTTGAGCCTTATGAAGACTACGTGGCCAAGTTCAACGAGGCTTGCCTGGAGTTGCTGAAGATTGCACCCACCGTGAAAAGCGTAGACTCCCTGCCCAGCGAGGAAGAGGAACTGGAATTTGTGAAAGCCTTCCGGGAGCTCATGCGCCTCAAGAACGTGCTCACCACCTTCGCAGACTTCAGCTTCGAGGACCTGTCCATGGCCGAACAGCGCTTCGAAGACTACAAAAGCAAGTACCTGGACCTCTATGACAAAGTAAAGACCGGTACTGCCAAAGAGAAGGAATCTATCCTGAATGACGTGGATTTTGAGCTGGAGCTCATCCATCGTGACGAAATCAATGTTGCCTATATCCTAAAGCTACTAGCCAAACTGAACGGCGCCACCCCAGAAGACCAGCAGAAGCAAAAGAAAGCCATCTTGGATATGCTCACCGGCGAAGCTACTCTCCGTAGCAAACGCGAGCTCATTGAAAAGTTCATAGAAGAGAACCTGCCCCACATAGAAGACACCGACGACGTACCCGAAGCCTTTGAAACCTTCTGGGCCCAGGAACAGCAAAAAGCATTAACCGCCATCAGTCAGGAAGAAAAACTTGACCCTATGAAGCTACAGGCCCTGCTGGGTAATTACCTGTTCACTGAGCGTAAACCGTTGCGGGATGAGGTGATTGAGATGGTTGAGGTAAAGCCTACTTTAATGCAAAGGAAGGCAGTTTATGAGCGAGTGGTAGATAAAGTGGTAGGTTTTGTGGACACTTTTATCAATGGAATGGGTGCAAGGGTGTAA